CAGTCTGGTTTCATGGTCCCTGTGAGACTGGACATTCTGTGCCAATGTCTTTGTTTATTCCACAGTGTTATGGAGTTCCCCCTCTCTTCCTGGACGTGTTTATTTCCTTGAGTATTGGACTTTGTCAGTGATTAATAACTGTGCTGTCGCCGCATTTTTCCGTCTGACTTTCATTCATCTGGtattaaacaaaacaatgtctaaGTTGAGATTCAtttctgaaatgaaatacataGCGACTGACACATTTAAGATAAGAGGCTTCCGTATATTTGCTCAAAAAACTGATAAAGTTCCTTTTGACAATTTATATTGAATGAAAATCACACACCACATTGTTGCTCCAAGGTCAGTGATTTGACATAGAGAAAGCAAATTggataaaaataagaaaacatgTTGAAACGTGATCTGTTATGATGAATGATCTCAATACAAATGTAActaaaaagaacaaacaagacataatataattttttaaagCATAAtgaatacagtatatatatgttCTGAAGTTAATTATTTCAAAACCCGTCATGACGCTCATGACACTGTAAATGACTGAGACTGGAGATCAGTTTCAACTTAACTTATGGGTGTTTGGGAATAAACCTACACTGACCAGAGACTGATCCAAGCTTCATGAGTTGAAATTTAAAGCTCTCTTTTACCCGAGATCTTACCTGTGAAAGCCACAGATATTATTCCAATGATGGTTAACAGATCCATAGCTCAAGATGAAGTGTGAAGAGCTCAGATTTAGCTGTCCTTATGAGAGAGCCGCACTCCAGGTTCTGATAACACAGGCCATTCCCTTTTGATGGGCTCTCATAGAAGACTGGAGACATGAAGAGGCAAGAGTGCGCCCTCTTCTGGCTGAAGAGGTAATGCAGCATGGATGTTAGCAGACAAAATGATTTCTATCATAttgatggaggaagaagaagagatgaTTTGGGACGTCATCTTCAGATCAAAACTATCATCAAGGTAAACAATATTATTCGGTGGGAGATTTCATGGGAGTCCCGGCGGTTTGAAGGGCCGCTTTGACTGTCAGTTTCCTGCTTCATCACGTGACTCGTGACACTTCACTCGTCAACCACAGGATGATGCGCTCTTTCAACTTCCCGGTCATTTTTTTGACCCTCTCCCGAGGACAGTTACACTTTAATCTGAGCTCTTCACCAGCTTGATCGATGGATCTATTCACGATCATTGGAATAGTTTCTGGGGCCTTGACAGGTGAGCGAGTTGCAGTGAGAACTCTACATTGCTGGGAGCAGATTATGACTGAACTTGTGTCACACtatataaagtatatatatatatatatatatatatatatatatatatatatatatatatatatatatatatatatatatatatatatatatatatatatatatatatatatatatatatacttcactCTTTTTGCCTCCTACAGGTTTGTGTGAAGCGGTTGGTGTGTTACCAGACTCTCTGGACGCAGCAGTGGGAGACGCAGCAgtgggaggagcagcagcgaTCAACACCACACTGTCCCTGTCAGAAACACCACTTACTGTTGTGTGGACCTTGAGAAAGAGTGGATTTGAGGAAGACGTTCGAATAATAAACGCCACCTACGCCTGCGTCAACATGACTGACCCCCAGTATGAAGACAGGATCAGACTTTTCAGGTCCACTGGatctctggagctggagaatGTGTCTAACAATGACAGAGGAACCTACAAAGTAGCTATTGTGATCACTGGTGGGGAGTCCAGACATGGGAGCACAGATCTGAGAGTTCATGGTGAGCAGCTTCTTCACTGACAGTGAGGAGTCACAGTAGAATAACTCTTGTTTCCTCCAGTTCCCATCACTGGTGCTCAACTGACCCCCAGCTCCGAAGACTTGCTGGAGTTCAACAGTTCTGTCACCTTCTCCTGCTCCGTCTCCTCTGGGTCCTCGCTCTCCTTCCTCTGGCAGAACATCAGCTCTGAGATCTCTGCCAGTGATGGAGTTCGAATCACTGATGGAGGAGCCAAACTCACCGTCCTAAATGTGACTCGCTATGACCAGGGACCCTTCAGGTGCAGCGTCTTCAATCCAGTGAGCCGAGTCCTCACAGATCCACTCGCTCTCTCCATCAGCTGTGAGTTTGTACTTTTCCATTTCTGTCCTCTTTtctcatgaaaatgtagattttGGAAAGAGAGAATTGAACCCTCTTTTTCCCTCTTTGTATCCAGATGGACCTGACGATGTGGACCTCCAGGTCTCACCATCACAGGAGCACTTTGAGGAAGGGTCCAACATCAGACTGAGCTGCTCATCTTCCTCCAGTCCTCCTGCTAGACTCCAGTGGTTTGTGAACGGCACCCTGCTGCCCAACACTGGAGCAGAACTGGTCCTGACAGCTGCTACTGAGGCTCAGAGTGGAGCTTACAGCTGCCAGGCCTTCAACAGCAAAACCTTGAGATACAGAACATCAGCTGCAGCTGTGACTGTGCTGGGTACGTTTATACATTTCATTGGTGTTTTGAACACCCTTGATAAAGTTTTGTAGAAGTCAATATACTGTGTGGTGAAAGTGCACGCAGTAATATGAGTATTACAAGGTAATTACAGAGAATAGGACACCACCTTTCAGTTAGTCCGATGGAAGCCACTGAAATgttcaaatgaatgtatttaattGAATGAATTACACTTCGAGTTAGTTCCGATAAGCCTGACAAGTACTGATGTCTCTTGGAGAAAAGTGTTGCTTCAAAGGATGACTATCACCAGTCAAGACAGTTCAACGTCAAGTGTTCAAATTTCAGGCCACTTCCCCCCAAAGAAACACGCTGCTAATCTTCTGCTGTCTTACAGTTACAGAGATAACAAGTCCTTGTTCCTCTGGCTGCGTTGCTGCAATCGCTGCTGCATGTAGCATCGTCATCATTGCAGCTGCTGTGGGAGGATTCTACCTCTACAAGAGAAGGTGAGTTTCATGCTTTCACCTCAGTCAGCTGCTGTTTGTATTGACCAGAGGAGGAAGTTTGTTCTTTGTGTGTCAGGCTGGTTTGTTCTCTGACTGGCTGAATATTAACAATTGGCTTCATGTCACAATGTCTCCCTCAACAGTAAATATGGAAAGGAACGTTTGAAATAGACCATTGAAGAAATCTCCCATTCCGAAGGAATTCAGGTGAAATATTGTCAGTCACTGCAGACTGCTTCCTGtcagtgcagtgtgtgtgtgtccttttaTTTAACACAAGCACTGCAATTCAATTGACTTGCAGATGTTTAGTAACTTGTCTTCTGCTAGCGTTtgccactgacctttgacctgtacAGATGTTTTTGATGGACCTTTAGATCAGTGGATGGTGTCTTCAACTctccgtcttcctcttctcagaCCCAGGAGCCGGACTACAATCAGCTGACCTTCTATGAGAACACAACATCACCTGAAAATGGAACCGTCCAACCTAAATTCAGCCACTGACTTGGCCACACCCACCTCTTATCATGGGCCAGCCACGTGGTCGTGGTCGTCAACTTATTAAAAACCTCTGGACTCACCTTTACCTTGTCGTTACTGCTGTTCGTGTCCGCAAcgcagcacaaagcaaaaaagaCTCTTTTCCTTCCATATCACCAGGTTGTGTATCATTGCCATCTTCTTGGTTCCCCTTGAATAGCACCACATTTTGTCTTGATGTTCACATTTGCTTTCCATCTTTTCCTTTCACTCCAAAGGCACGTTGAATTCTATTTCTGTACCGTGCCTGGTACCTACCCAACCACATAGTCAGGCTACCTATTCGTCTACAATCCCATTACAAAGCTGCCACttagtgacctaaaggtgcAAAGGCAGTGAGGGtgcaagtgaatgaatgacaatattgaatcTTTTGATGGGcagatttaatgtcatcattcaGATTAGAAACCACACTTTTAGCAGGGCAAAATATCAACGCTTTTGACAGAACACTCagtagtagcaggaacaaacaacagtgtaaaaccgatgctgatgatcatctcaacagcagcaCAACTACCTGTATAACTACTGACAGCTGcgataggcagcatgtcttccacaacttTCCTCGCGActattttttcaaaactaaaaaatgacttggaaacaGTCTGGCTTCCTGGGACTATTTGAAGATCAAgtaaagtgaagaaattgattaaaataataaagtcaAATTTTAgtgatttttaaaacaaaattggTTCTGACACGACAACGACAAGGccggccctgactcaaaatgccaaaaaatgacattttttcaaaactcaaaaaataactcaaaaacaacATGTCTGGCTTCCTGGGACCAGTTGAACAAGGAACATCAAGGAAAGTACATAAAAACATTATAATGAAGAAGTTGAATTTGGATTAATTATTTCTTATAAAGTAAATGGTAGGTGTACACaacagtggtcaggccagcaatgttgtgtgctttggaaacagtggcactgaggaaaagacaggaggcagagctggaggtagcagagatgaagatgctgagcttctctctgggagtgaacaggatggataggatcaggaagcagtagatcagagggacaccacatgtggtcaggtgtttaggagacaaagtcagagaggctagatggagatggtttggacatgtacagaggagaaagagccagtacattggtaggaagatgttgaggttggaactgccaggcagaaggtggagaggaaggtcaaggaggagatttatggatgtggtgaaggaggacatgaggtttgtaggtttgagagaagaggaagcaaagGACAAtatgagatggaggaagatgatctgctgtggccacccctgaagggagaagccgaaagagaaagaagatttGCAGGCCTTCAACAGATACAATACAGCACAtatttctgtcttcatgtttgCTTGCCAAAAAAGACAGGAGACGATGTATACACCTGGCCAACAGTATGTTATAATATGTACTTCAAAATGCATAACAACAAtgggagaagaaagaaaagaaaagacaactgataaacaaaaaaggGAGGGTCATGTTGCCCGCTTAGATCACGTGATCCACTACTTTGTGTACTACTTCAGATGAGATTCACATATGTTCCTATTAAGATTCTATATAGTCGAGAAAATGTtgctttatcattttttaacgAAAATTTCCAACTTTCCAAGTCTTTCAAATCTTATCTTTTCCTTGGACAGTATGTACCCAGACTGTTCTGAAGGGTGGGTGTGGCCAAGTTGACTAGTGTTGTGTCAGATTTGAACTGCTGAGACGTGGTTGGATGGTTCCACTTTCAGGTGGACCTCAGTGAAGCTGTGTTCTCGTAGAACCTCAGCTGATCATAGTCCTCCTCCTGgggctgaggaagaggaagagtcgATCAAAACACCCATCCGCTGTTCCAGCTGCAGGCTATTTAGTAACACAACTTCCAACAAAATAGGTCTCTGACAGGAAATAGGTTTGAACGCATGCATTTTACCTGAATTTGTTCGTAATGGGAGACATCTTTCACCTCCAGACCTTGAAAAGACAAAGCATGaaagcatgaaaataaaaacgacAAAGGATGAAGTACCTCACACACCTGGGCTGGTGGTGGGTGCAGACGGTTCCTGAGCACATCTACTGTCGAGGAATGAAACAGACGTCATCGTGGTGTTGTGCCAGCACCTTCTCTTGGAGAGGTAAactcctcccactgcagcagccaTGATGACGCTACACACGGCTGCCATTGCAGCAAGGCAGCCTGCAAAACATGGACCTGATGCTGCTGTGACAGTAAGACAAAAGAAGGACATGAGCTTTGAGGATGCAGTTGAACTGGAGCTTTGCTCCCCAGCCTGACGTCAGTCGGAGGTAACTGTATGCAACACCTGTGTCTCTCTCATGCCCTTTATCTTCTgctgtgtgttactgtcagttACTGTCATTTCCTTGAAaaccttgttttttatttttatttttttggctttCATATCCTCAATACATTCAGTCGATCTGTAAAAGCTCTGAAGAACAGTACATTTTTCTTTACTAGTGTTGCCAGGTGTTAGAAGAGCCTCACACCCCAAACTTTTGTAAGAAGACTACGTTGTATGTGTCACAATAACCTGGAACCGCTGAGTCAGATCCTTGCTTCACTCTCTTTCAAAAGGGAAAATCCTTCAGAAGACACATCAGTGAAGAGGGTCAAGAGTCCATCCTTCGAAATATTTTAACTGTGAATTATTtgaattaataattaaaattaaagaTTCCATTTTCTTTTACCTCTGCATGTTATGTAACTTGTTTATGTGCCTTTTATGGCACAACTGATCGTGAAACACCTGACGGTTTAATTGTGGGGAAATTGTGATCCCAGGGAAACTTGTTTATTCAGCCTTTTCACAGAGAAATCCAGATGTCTGTGACAACTGAGGTcagaggtgggatggtcacatcCCATTCTGTTTGATGTGCATAAAACCAGCTGACTTTCTGCCAACTCTTACCAACAAAGCcaggatttttatttaaattcagtCATAAAGCATTCAGAAAATCtaaagatgaatgaatgtatttgcTGTGATAATGGGCCAAACTTACCCAGAAGAACCGTGGCTGTCCTGCGAGATGATCTGTATCTCAAGGTTTTGCTGTTGAAGGCCTGGCAGCTGTAATATCCCTTCTGTGTGGAACTGACCAACAGTTCTGCCCCAGTGTTGGGCAGCAGGGTGTCGTTCACAAACCACTGGAGTCGTGCAGGAggactggaggaagaggagcagctcaGTCTGATGTTGGACCCTTCCTCAAAGTGCTCCTGTGATGGTGAGACCTGGAGGTCCACATCGTCAGGTCCATCTGGATACCAAGAGGGAAAAAGAGGGTTCAATTCTCTCTTTCcaaaatccacatttttatgagaCAAAAAGGATAGAAACAAAAAACTACTAACTCACAGCTGATGGAGAGAGTGAGTGGATCAGTGACGCCTCGGCTCACTGGATTGAAGACGCTGCACCTGAAGGGTCCCTGGTCATAGCGAGTCACATTTAGGACGGTGAGTTTGGCTCCTCCATCAGTGATTCGAACTCCATCACTGGCAGAGATCTCAGAGCTGATGTTCTGCCAGAGGAAGGAGAGCGAGGACCCAGAGGAGACGGAGCAGGAGAAGGTGACAGAACTGTTGAACTCCAGCAAGTCTTCGGAGCTGGGGGTCAGTTGAGCACCAGTGATGGGAACTGGAGGAAACACGAGACCAGAGTTATTCTACTGTGACACCTCACTGTCAGTGAAGAAGCTGCTCACCATGAACTCTCAGATCTGTGCTCCCAGTGAGCCTCTTCCGTTCAGTGGTGACAATAGTAACTCTGTATTTTCCAATGTCATCGTCGTGGACATCCCTCAGCTCCAGAGATCCAGTGGACCTGAAAAGGGTGATGGTGCCGTCATACTTAGGGGCAGTGATGTTGGCGGTGGGAGTGGAGGTTATTATGGGACCGCTGGAGCGCCACACAACAGTCAGTGGTGTTTCTGTTGGTGACAGTGTCGTGCTGAACATCACTGTTCCTCCCACTGCTGCGTCCAGAGAGTCTGGCAACACACCAGCTGCCCCatacaaacatggaggagaaaaGGAGTCAAGATCCGAGATTCACAAACCCCCCAAATGATCGAAAGGTTTTACAAAAGCCAGCGAAAGTGAACTGGAGATGGTTAAAAAGAGAATTTATTTCTCATCTgtatgtttcatgatacagtcaCAGCTGTAGTGATGTGTCATTCTTCctttgagaagaggaagaagtaaTGGTCCCAACCTTTTCCTCAGTATTTCTCTGACATTTAGTTGGAAATGAAAGCGTGACAGAACTAACAAACTTCTTTGAGGCAGTCATAGAAAATTATTTGAAACGGACAAAGAAAAagattgaaaacaaatgtgctgTATGTTTATATATGTGTTCGTCATTTTTAAGCAGTTCAACGCTACATAAACAGAAAAATGCAGTTGTCACAGTCCACTTGAGTTGTGAGACTTTTGACAGCTTATCATGACACTGTAAACACAAGACTGAGGTGAGCAAATTGAAAACCGATCAAAATATGATGAATCCTATCAAATCGTTCACCACAGTCAGTGTTCGGTAATGAACCTCCACTGACCAGAGACTCCAATAATCTCCAAATGTGAGAGAAAACCTGATCATTTCAGATTTCAGAGTCACATTAAAAGCCCTCATTTACACCCGCTTCTTACCTGACATGGCTGAAGACACCATTCCAATGATTGTTAACAGTTCCATTGATCAAGATCATGAAGTTGTCAGGAGCTGAGATCACAGTTTCCTTCTTAGGGGGACGGACGTCAGGCTCAGGGTGGGGCTACAGGCCCCTCCTCTTTGACGGCCATGCAAGGAAACGCTGGAAAGATCAAGGGCAGGGAATGTTG
This window of the Synchiropus splendidus isolate RoL2022-P1 chromosome 12, RoL_Sspl_1.0, whole genome shotgun sequence genome carries:
- the LOC128768603 gene encoding carcinoembryonic antigen-related cell adhesion molecule 5-like, whose product is MSAGVLPDSLDAAVGGTVMFSTTLSPTETPLTVVWRSSGPIITSTPTANITAPKYDGTITLFRSTGSLELRDVHDDDIGKYRVTIVTTERKRLTGSTDLRVHVPITGAQLTPSSEDLLEFNSSVTFSCSVSSGSSLSFLWQNISSEISASDGVRITDGGAKLTVLNVTRYDQGPFRCSVFNPVSRGVTDPLTLSISYGPDDVDLQVSPSQEHFEEGSNIRLSCSSSSSPPARLQWFVNDTLLPNTGAELLVSSTQKGYYSCQAFNSKTLRYRSSRRTATVLLVPITAAQLTPSSEDLLEFNSSVTFSCSVSSGSSLSFLWQNISSEISASDGVRITDGGAKLTVLNVTRYDQGPFRCSVFNPVSRVLTDPLTLSISYGPDDVDLQVSPSQEHFKEGSNIRLSCSSSSSPPARLQWFVNGTLLPNTGAELVLTAATEAQSGAYSCQAFNSKTRRYRTSAAAVTVLGKISAFIRPLNTF